From a single Cotesia glomerata isolate CgM1 linkage group LG6, MPM_Cglom_v2.3, whole genome shotgun sequence genomic region:
- the LOC123267737 gene encoding uncharacterized protein LOC123267737 isoform X1: MLTLKILGLLTLITGSSAAPLASVHVKFISPPHIYEHQLTTDGHNTIAQKSFLSIGRRSADFANKLSSGFFKSPVSSFARRNPEALWPDGVFIKPVDVNDLGISSQDSSQFHSTPDFSNGLAYPDPLLLTDESAASAIRHLYDRTGLFFHEIPHLRSLLRLQHERRSNGLQDNVLSSIRPQSPFYNPSL; this comes from the exons ATGCTGACG TTGAAAATTCTCGGACTACTGACGCTCATCACAGGCTCTTCAGCAGCGCCTTTGGCAAGCGttcatgttaaatttatttcgcCTCCCCATATTTACGAGCATCAACTAACTACTGACg gtcACAATACTATTGCACAGAAATCATTTTTGTCAATAGGCCGACGGTCCGCTGATTTTGCCAATAAATTATCATCAGGGTTCTTCAAGTCACCTGTTTCTTCTTTTGCCAGAAGAAATCCTGAAGCTTTGTGGCCAGATGGAGTTTTTATTAAGCCTGTCGATGTCAATGATTTGGGAATTAGTTCTCAGGATTCATCTCAATTTCATTCAACGCCTGATTTTTCAAATGGTCTAG CGTATCCAGATCCACTACTTTTGACAGATGAATCAGCAGCGTCAGCAATAAGACATCTTTATGATCGGACGGGGTTATTTTTCCATGAAATCCCGCATCTGAGATCATTACTGAGACTTCAACACGAAAGACGATCAAATGGCCTTCAGGATAACGTACTGAGTAGCATCAGGCCTCAATCACCTTTCTACAATCCTAGCCTTTGA
- the LOC123267735 gene encoding uncharacterized protein LOC123267735: MVIFKIIFTTMNIYIIITNTIYTESLEIYCRDKDRLIVSDTLDEYLLVDAVLGSTIKLQCHFCQELSNKEARLWYVQDRFKDFAEVEVQFDMNNNASYDRVHLTSDSDLVFMSFEKEDAGIYRCHGQLGEDVENKFNYRLEPIFERNQTRDKIHYGNLTDYEEYRQINLVPVAHRFAVSLMKPLAKIREAGIILEVITEWSPWTPCARCAENRGIKTSLAQCRLRSRISPAKPILKNGDFEFFFTRSPLLPCRSVLLNFLFPAVSAVVRNLPEFLLEQPCDNCKKKKKARKDKFKYKKTLTLMEGEHFSIGCPDADVDSVVIWRKDGLIMKPGIKTVYSLFENENEHHAHVDPFLTLYLVQVTQNEKGNYTCYIDGQKILQLRIYIRSNEAFFTSAFLRHMKYLGYVLLIAFFGYCAGVFILWRNRHKYPKYTFEKFMEERGKKKDQEEQEFLWMEEAVGD; this comes from the exons atggttatttttaaaatcatcttCACTAcgatgaatatttatataataattaccaaTACTATTTACACAGAGTCGTTAGAAATTTATTGCAGAGACAAAGACCGGTTGATTGTTTCGGATACTTTGGACGAGTATCTGTTAGTTGACGCCGTGCTTGGCTCAACTATaaaacttcagtgtcatttttg TCAAGAGTTGAGTAACAAAGAAGCAAGACTGTGGTACGTGCAAGACAGATTCAAAGATTTTGCTGAAGTTGAAGTTCAGTTCGATATGAACAATAACGCGTCCTACGATCGTGTTCACTTGACTTCGGACTCTGATCTGGTTTTTATGAGCTTTGAAAAGGAAGATGCTGGAATTTATAGGTGCCATGGACAATTGGGAGAGGatgtagaaaataaatttaattatcgaCTCGAAc caatttttgaaagaaatcAAACGCgtgataaaattcattacgGAAATTTAACAGATTATGAAGAATATagacaaataaatttagttcCTGTAGCTCATAGATTTGct GTATCATTAATGAAGCCTCTGGCAAAGATACGCGAAGCTGGAATAATTCTAGAAGTAATAACAGAGTGGTCACCATGGACTCCTTGCGCAAGATGCGCAGAAAACAGAGGCATAAAGACCAGCCTTGCTCAATGTCGACTAAGAAGTCGCATCTCACCTGCc aaaccaatattaaaaaacggagactttgaatttttcttcacAAGATCTCCGCTGCTGCCTTGCAGGTCGGTCTTGTTAAACTTCCTGTTTCCAGCAGTAAGCGCAGTGGTGAGAAATTTAccagaatttttattagaacaACCGTGCGATAATTgcaagaagaagaaaaaagctAGAAAAGACAAATTTAAGTACAAGAAGACGTTGACTTTAATGGAGGGCGAGCATTTTTCGATAGGGTGTCCTGACGCAGATGTGGACTCGGTTGTCATCTGGAGAAAAGACGGACTTATTATGAAACCGGGAATCAAAACAGTGTACAGTTTATTTGAGAATGAAAATGAACATCACGCTCACGTTGATCCTTTTTTGACGCTCTATCTCGTGCAAGTTACTCAAAATGAGAAGGGCAATTACACTTGTTACATCGACGGTCAGAAGATTTTGCAGCTTAGGATTTATATAAGGTCCAATGAAGCCTTTTTTAcctcag CTTTTCTTCGACACATGAAGTACTTAGGATACGTGCTACTAATAGCGTTCTTCGGCTACTGCGCAGGAGTCTTCATACTCTGGAGAAACCGGCACAAGTATCCGAAATATACCTTCGAAAAATTCATGGAAGAGcgtggtaaaaaaaaagaccaaGAAGAGCAGGAATTTTTGTGGATGGAGGAAGCTGTTggcgattaa
- the LOC123267740 gene encoding serine protease inhibitor I/II-like isoform X2, which translates to MKMMISFALMVLVAIAATERMYMMDSDGTEYIVIDKEPKHCEPGMKYLVDCNKCSCSSNGKDLACTRRKCPPHPVQQNFPWGPFWKHGDPCPANKEFYSECNRCQCGPDGKSAVCTLKACIRPVV; encoded by the exons ATGAAGATGATGATTTCTTTTGCCTTGATGGTTCTTGTTGCAATTG ctGCGACAGAAAGAATGTACATGATGGACAGTGATGGCACAGAATACATTGTAATTGACAAAGAACCGAAGCATTGCGAACCTGGGATGAAATACCTGGTAGACTGTAATAAGTGCTCGTGTTCATCTAATGGAAAAGATTTAGCTTGTACAAGAAGGAAGTGTCCTCCTCATCCAGTACAACAAAACTTTCCGTGGGGac CTTTCTGGAAACATGGTGATCCTTGTCCAGCCAACAAAGAATTCTACAGCGAATGTAACAGATGTCAGTGTGGTCCCGATGGAAAAAGTGCAGTTTGTACGCTGAAAGCTTGCATCCGTCCGgttgtataa
- the LOC123267740 gene encoding serine protease inhibitor I/II-like isoform X1 has translation MKMMISFALMVLVAIVAATERMYMMDSDGTEYIVIDKEPKHCEPGMKYLVDCNKCSCSSNGKDLACTRRKCPPHPVQQNFPWGPFWKHGDPCPANKEFYSECNRCQCGPDGKSAVCTLKACIRPVV, from the exons ATGAAGATGATGATTTCTTTTGCCTTGATGGTTCTTGTTGCAATTG tagctGCGACAGAAAGAATGTACATGATGGACAGTGATGGCACAGAATACATTGTAATTGACAAAGAACCGAAGCATTGCGAACCTGGGATGAAATACCTGGTAGACTGTAATAAGTGCTCGTGTTCATCTAATGGAAAAGATTTAGCTTGTACAAGAAGGAAGTGTCCTCCTCATCCAGTACAACAAAACTTTCCGTGGGGac CTTTCTGGAAACATGGTGATCCTTGTCCAGCCAACAAAGAATTCTACAGCGAATGTAACAGATGTCAGTGTGGTCCCGATGGAAAAAGTGCAGTTTGTACGCTGAAAGCTTGCATCCGTCCGgttgtataa
- the LOC123267736 gene encoding uncharacterized protein LOC123267736: MKTFLLCLIAVASFVSQSSAVPLPDGEVMVGDFYNSSSPSVDNKLEENSTETFENVPFDAIYFVINEANNGSNFTDVTFNDTEVEEFISSVTNAVKFPVFPVTSIANDLEGNETLIDSLKLDFFEKLVNSTKLPTFVTTLNVTDLMSNKTVLNDSKIVDLLDNFFNVTTLPMSFANLTVNESESNETDFNSLEIENMVMEAMNATNLTTLLFNLIVDESDNNETEFNSSEIDDLVNNMINSLNLPTLLANLTEDASKVNETSFEFH; this comes from the exons atgAAGACTTTTTTGTTGTGTTTAATTGCCGTCGCAAGTTTCGTTTCACaa AGTTCCGCTGTGCCGCTGCCGGATGGAGAAGTGATGGTCGGAGACTTCTACAACTCAAGCTCGCCTTCGGTCGACAATAAATTGGAAGAAAATTCTAcagaaacttttgaaaatgttCCTTTTGACgcaatttatttcgtaataaACGAAGCAAACAACGGATCAAACTTCACTGACGTCACCTTCAATGACACAGAAGTtgaagaatttatttcttcagtaaCGAATGCCGTCAAATTTCCAGTTTTCCCAGTAACTTCAATCGCTAACGATTTAGAAGGCAATGAAACTTTAATTGACTCTTTAAAACTCGACTTTTTCGAAAAGTTAGTCAATTCTACAAAATTACCGACTTTCGTCACAACTTTGAATGTCACCGACTTAATGAGCAACAAAACTGTGTtaaatgattcaaaaattgTCGACTtgcttgacaatttttttaatgttacaaCCTTGCCGATGTCCTTTGCTAATTTGACCGTCAACGAATCAGAAAGCAACGAAACTGACTTCAACAGTttagaaattgaaaatatgGTTATGGAAGCAATGAATGCTACAAATTTAACGACTTTGTTGTTCAATTTGATCGTCGACGAATCAGACAACAATGAAACTGAGTTTAACAGTTCAGAAATTGATGATCTGGTCAATAATATGATAAATTCTTTGAACTTGCCGACATTGCTCGCTAATTTAACAGAAGATGCGTCAAAAGTCAATGAAACTAGTTTTGAGTTTCACTAG
- the LOC123267739 gene encoding uncharacterized protein LOC123267739: protein MINKWIVCFLAITILGLKTVDGKLRRCVNCRSRGDLGSCKDPFTLNVTLIEKEHGVEAIPCASGWCGKIIESPNLNNEYGTATQRMCLQRGPSDNEERCAFTLKNFKKVFMCFCSGDLCNSSASTTPKFIFIVGLLLLQVSRRLV from the exons ATGATAAACAAGTGGATCGTCTGTTTTCTAGCGATTACTATCCTAGGATTAAAAACTGTCGACG GAAAGCTACGGAGATGTGTCAACTGCAGGTCGAGAGGAGACCTCGGCTCGTGTAAGGATCCTTTCACGTTGAACGTCACACTTATTGAAAAGGAACATGGAGTTGAAGCTATTCCTTGCGCTTCTGGCTGGTGcggaaaaattattgagtctCCTAATTTAAACAATG AGTACGGTACAGCAACACAAAGAATGTGTTTACAAAGAGGACCTAGCGACAATGAAGAAAGATGTGCGTtcactttgaaaaattttaaaaaagttttcatgtGCTTTTGTAGCGGGGATTTATGCAATAGCAGCGCGTCGACAACCCCCAAATTTATCTTCATTGTTGGTCTTCTTCTATTGCAAGTGTCGCGGCGATTGGTGTAG
- the LOC123267737 gene encoding uncharacterized protein LOC123267737 isoform X2 has translation MLTLKILGLLTLITGSSAAPLASVHVKFISPPHIYEHQLTTDGRRSADFANKLSSGFFKSPVSSFARRNPEALWPDGVFIKPVDVNDLGISSQDSSQFHSTPDFSNGLAYPDPLLLTDESAASAIRHLYDRTGLFFHEIPHLRSLLRLQHERRSNGLQDNVLSSIRPQSPFYNPSL, from the exons ATGCTGACG TTGAAAATTCTCGGACTACTGACGCTCATCACAGGCTCTTCAGCAGCGCCTTTGGCAAGCGttcatgttaaatttatttcgcCTCCCCATATTTACGAGCATCAACTAACTACTGACg GCCGACGGTCCGCTGATTTTGCCAATAAATTATCATCAGGGTTCTTCAAGTCACCTGTTTCTTCTTTTGCCAGAAGAAATCCTGAAGCTTTGTGGCCAGATGGAGTTTTTATTAAGCCTGTCGATGTCAATGATTTGGGAATTAGTTCTCAGGATTCATCTCAATTTCATTCAACGCCTGATTTTTCAAATGGTCTAG CGTATCCAGATCCACTACTTTTGACAGATGAATCAGCAGCGTCAGCAATAAGACATCTTTATGATCGGACGGGGTTATTTTTCCATGAAATCCCGCATCTGAGATCATTACTGAGACTTCAACACGAAAGACGATCAAATGGCCTTCAGGATAACGTACTGAGTAGCATCAGGCCTCAATCACCTTTCTACAATCCTAGCCTTTGA